A genomic segment from Solenopsis invicta isolate M01_SB chromosome 5, UNIL_Sinv_3.0, whole genome shotgun sequence encodes:
- the LOC105195126 gene encoding uncharacterized protein LOC105195126, with protein sequence MTMKCMLRTLIIFAVFLCYQSCVYAANCEQEPFHPNCRGTQARKRLTPLPIMRALNCEEGECRFPKELPRMKFLIAILDDTPYRDNEVHPSNSESLHSRKGRMRMEDSRDVYLDDY encoded by the exons AAGTGTATGCTGCgaactttaattatattcgcCGTATTCCTTTGCTATCAGTCTTGTGTCTACGCGGCAAATTGCGA GCAAGAACCTTTTCACCCGAATTGCCGAGGTACACAGGCAAGAAAACGTTTGACACCATTGCCTATCATGCGCGCTCTGAACTGCGAAGAAGGAGAGTGCAGGTTCCCCAAGGAATTACCCAGGATGAAATTCTTGATCGCAATCCTTGACGAC ACTCCCTACAGGGACAATGAAGTTCATCCTTCGAACTCTGAATCCCTCCATTCGCGCAAGGGGAGGATGCGGATGGAAGACTCGAGGGATGTATATTTGGATGACTATTGA
- the LOC105195130 gene encoding uncharacterized protein LOC105195130, protein MSVFVQRLVRLRAAYPVLLRLGCDNNNHSRLVLSVIPKRGRSTPSAAWIDSQKAQGFTTPAAVTANKNDDDDDVGPEKIPENTYAHTLFLNSLKYANTVMQPKTTYSHVTNSEALEILEKDWSSMTNVETVSAVKKLSYNICRNNEKIEPLQYTKAFDTLKVQNLTNDDLITIMQHLVPFSSHMKNCNFYNNLCGRIDRECMMRFSRLPTEKMLYLCDIMYQITSKHIHGVPSQFYSQYVWYSIRYLGNRPKKLKPEHLVQILFFLNIYRKPPINMYELEFHLEQCMDELSINELAIVALGFFKTSTKIRNKDFLSRIIQRTIAEIDMVDTVSIAGLIKLIRYSMQLTEVKPLIDLLKVLTPYEPRYTLMSLAHIAQACGRVAVYNKTFIDRIIMRLNKEVQTARLKDLERFLYTFSILNIDSSNSVYENVIKELRATWDTTRAAEIAKFPHVAARILGYMATQNVYPTDLIKHVMAPEHINKACHGNYHFLSREYCVLDYSLQIEVPEYDGPFLKSTVRSFLEKKYYDLFLTTGSHESTRANLLFTDVLATCQKLFNTTSNISTTRALPHFTPQDIIFCLNEQNQLVPSETFLSQFKTNEIKRVNENSKNVRWIALVMGHHGLLVRNCGTLTGALAAKLRQLSIIGYTPIMISHVSWDAYKSSQEKCDYLEKLVFRDNASKIFNTV, encoded by the exons ATGAGCGTGTTCGTACAGAGGTTAGTTCGCCTACGGGCCGCGTACCCGGTGTTGTTGAGACTAGGCTGTGACAACAACAATCACTCGCGCCTGGTACTCAGCGTGATACCAAAACGTGGACGCAGCACCCCGAGCGCAGCATGGATCGATTCGCAAAAGGCTCAAGGCTTCACGACACCTGCTGCTGTCACCGCTAAtaagaacgacgacgacgacgacgttggcCCAGAGAAGATACCGGAGAACACGTATGCCCACACTCTCTTCCTGAACTCGTTAAAGTACGCGAATACCGTGATGCAGCCGAAGACGACGTACTCTCACGTTACGAACAGTGAAGCATTGGAGATCTTGGAGAAGGATTGGAGTTCGATGACGAACGTCGAGACAGTGTCTGCCGTCAAGAAATTGTCCTACAACATTTGTCGTAACAACGAGAAGATTGAACCACTCCAGTACACGAAAGCCTTTGATACTCTAAAGGTGCAAAATCTGACCAATGATGATCTGATAACGATTATGCAGCACTTGGTACCATTCAGTAGTCATATGAAAAATTGCAACTTTTATAACAATCTCTGCGGACGGATAGACAGGGAATGCATGATGCGTTTTTCGCGATTGCCTACAGAAAAGATGTTGTATCTCTGTGACATAATGTATCAAATAACGTCCAAGCATATACATGGTGTTCCTTCTCAATTTTATTCACAATACGTATGGTATTCTATTAGGTATCTAGGCAACAGACCTAAAAAACTTAAACCTGAGCACTTGGTCcagattttattctttttaaacatatatcgAAAGCCACCTATAAACATGTATGAGCTTGAGTTTCATTTGGAACAATGTATGGATGAATTGTCAATCAATGAGCTGGCTATAGTTGCATTAGGTTTCTTCAAGACCAGCACGAAAATCAGAAACAAAGATTTTCTGTCTCGTATCATCCAAAGAACTATAGCAGAGATAGATATGGTTGATACTGTCAGTATTGCAGGCCTCATAAAATTAATACG ATACAGCATGCAGCTTACAGAAGTCAAACCACTTATAGATTTATTGAAAGTTCTGACGCCGTATGAGCCGCGTTATACGTTGATGTCTCTGGCGCATATCGCGCAAGCATGTGGGAGAGTCGCCGTGTACAACAAAACATTTATAGATAGAATAATTATGAG ATTAAATAAGGAAGTGCAGACCGCGAGATTGAAGGATCTTGAAAGATTTCTCTATACCTTTAGTATTCTTAATATTGATTCGAGCAATAGCGTTTATGAGAACGTAATCAAGGAATTAAGAGCCACTTGGGATACTACTCGAGCAGCCGAAATAGCAAA ATTTCCACATGTTGCCGCACGTATTTTAGGATACATGGCAACACAAAATGTATATCCCACGGATCTGATCAAACACGTTATGGCGCCTGAACACATAAACAAGGCCTGCCATGGCAATTATCATTTTCTTTCTCGTGAATACTGTGTACTGGATTATAGCCTTCAAATAGAAGTACCCGAATACGATGGTCCGTTCCTTAAATCCACCGTTAGAAGTTTTCTAGAGAag aaatattatgaCCTATTTCTGACTACTGGTTCACATGAATCAACTCGGGCGAATTTGCTTTTCACAGACGTGCTGGCAACGTGTCAG aaattgtttaatactaCGTCGAATATATCGACCACTCGTGCATTACCGCACTTTACGCCGCAAGACATTATTTTCTGTCTGAACGAGCAAAATCAGCTTGTGCCATCAGAGACATTTTTATCGCAGTTTAAAACAAATGAAATTAAACGCGTAAACGAGAATTCGAAAAATGTCAGGTGGATCGCTCTTGTCATGGGTCATCACGGATTATTAGTGAGGAATTGTGGTACACTTACTGGAGCCTTAGCTGCAAAACTAAGGCAATTGTCCATAATTGGCTACACACCAATCATG atatcACATGTCTCTTGGGACGCATATAAATCATCACAGGAGAAATGTGATTACCTCGAAAAGCTAGTGTTTCGAGATAATGcgtcaaaaatattcaatactGTATAA
- the LOC105195129 gene encoding mitochondrial ornithine transporter 1 isoform X2, whose amino-acid sequence MQTFPSMYKGMVNCFLRTLKTDGIARGLYAGTIPAIVANVAENSVLFAAYGGCQKAIAHLSGVQNVKELSSFSNAWAGFFAAFFSSLTLCPTELIKCKLQAMKEVEQTQALKSTTGKYMKSGIGPWSLTKQILKEEGVRGMFRGLTSTIAREMPGYFFFFGGYEATRELLAAKGQNRDDIGWQKTMVAGAVGGAMLWLAIFPADVVKSRIQVQNLKTPTLIVFKDIARKEGIGALYNGLIPTLIRTVPATATLFVTVEYTKKLMHNYF is encoded by the exons ATGCAGACTTTTCCGTCCATGTACAAAGGCATGGTAAATTGCTTTTTGCGTACATTAAAGACTGATGGTATCGCGAGGGGTTTGTATGCCGGTACGATTCCGGCGATAGTCGCTAATGTAGCGGAGAACTCGGTATTGTTCGCAGCGTACGGCGGATGTCAAAAGGCAATTGCTCATTTGTCAG GTGTGCAGAATGTGAAAGAGCTAAGCTCCTTCAGCAATGCCTGGGCTGGTTTCTTTGCCGCATTCTTTTCCTCGCTAACGCTATGCCCGACGGAACTGATAAAATGCAAGCTGCAGGCTATGAAGGAAGTCGAACAGACGCAAGCATTAAAATCTACCACAGGAAAATACATG AAATCTGGTATAGGACCATGGAGTTTAACGAAGCAGATTCTTAAGGAGGAAGGTGTAAGAGGCATGTTCAGGGGTCTGACGTCAACCATAGCTCGCGAAATGCCaggttatttctttttctttggcGGCTATGAAGCCACGAGGGAGTTGCTAGCTGCAAAGGGTCAGAACAGGGATGACATTGGCTGGCAAAAGACGATGGTGGCTGGCGCAGTCGGTGGCGCGATGCTCTGGCTAGCAATATTTCCAGCAGACGTTGTTAAAAGTAGAATACag GTGCAGAATTTGAAAACACCCACTTTGATAGTTTTCAAAGATATCGCACGAAAAGAAGGTATTGGTGCGTTGTACAATGGACTGATACCGACCTTAATCAGAACAGTACCAGCGACCGCAACATTGTTCGTCACTGTCGAATATACAAAGAAACTTATGCACAACTATTTCTAA